The following proteins are encoded in a genomic region of Cyclonatronum proteinivorum:
- the rplE gene encoding 50S ribosomal protein L5: MAEARLYTVYKNEIVPQLIKEFSLRSIMAVPKIEKIVINVGVGEAITDRKRLDDVAANIGLITGQKPVLTKARKSISNFKLREEMPIGCKVTLRRSKMYEFIDRLINLALPRTRDFQGVSDKGFDGRGNYTMGVKEHAIFPEIDTDKLDQIHGMNITFVTTAENDEQAIKLLKAFGMPFVKRNKN, from the coding sequence ATGGCTGAAGCACGACTCTATACCGTTTACAAAAACGAGATTGTTCCCCAACTCATTAAAGAATTCTCACTGCGAAGCATTATGGCAGTTCCTAAAATTGAGAAGATTGTTATTAATGTTGGTGTGGGTGAAGCAATCACTGACCGCAAAAGACTCGACGACGTTGCGGCAAATATTGGCCTTATTACCGGTCAGAAACCGGTACTTACGAAAGCCAGAAAATCCATCTCTAACTTCAAGCTGCGTGAGGAAATGCCCATCGGGTGCAAGGTTACCCTGCGCAGGTCTAAGATGTATGAATTTATTGATCGATTGATTAACTTGGCGCTCCCAAGAACCCGGGACTTTCAGGGTGTGAGCGACAAAGGTTTTGATGGAAGGGGGAACTATACCATGGGTGTGAAAGAGCACGCTATTTTCCCTGAAATTGATACAGATAAGCTTGATCAGATTCACGGTATGAACATCACTTTTGTGACTACCGCTGAGAATGATGAACAAGCTATCAAGCTGCTCAAAGCTTTCGGAATGCCCTTCGTAAAACGCAACAAAAACTGA
- the rpsN gene encoding 30S ribosomal protein S14, which yields MAKKSWIARNAKRMKTVEKYAEKRKALKEAGDYEGLQKLPRNASPTRVRNRCSITGRGRGLIGKYGISRIKFREMALKGDLPGVKKASW from the coding sequence ATGGCTAAAAAATCCTGGATTGCACGTAATGCAAAAAGAATGAAAACGGTAGAAAAGTATGCCGAAAAGCGCAAGGCTCTCAAAGAAGCCGGCGACTACGAAGGCCTGCAAAAACTGCCGCGCAATGCAAGTCCTACACGCGTGCGTAACCGGTGCAGTATTACTGGCCGTGGCCGCGGTTTAATAGGCAAGTACGGTATCTCCCGTATTAAATTCAGAGAAATGGCGCTTAAGGGAGACCTCCCCGGCGTCAAAAAAGCAAGCTGGTAA
- the rplX gene encoding 50S ribosomal protein L24 gives MPRKFNKQKKLHIKKGDMVQVISGASRGTGKVLMVNPDTERVVVEGINIKVKHQKPNQQYQQGGRIEQEMPIHVSNVLPLDPVSNEPTRIGRKKLDENGKTRWVRYSKLSGEVLDK, from the coding sequence ATGCCACGCAAATTTAACAAGCAGAAAAAGCTCCATATCAAAAAAGGTGATATGGTTCAGGTCATTTCCGGCGCATCCCGTGGTACCGGAAAAGTGCTGATGGTTAACCCCGATACTGAGCGTGTTGTTGTTGAAGGCATCAACATCAAGGTTAAACACCAAAAGCCTAATCAGCAGTATCAGCAGGGCGGTCGAATCGAGCAGGAAATGCCGATTCACGTGTCAAACGTGCTCCCGCTTGATCCTGTCAGCAATGAGCCTACCCGTATAGGCCGCAAGAAACTTGACGAAAACGGAAAAACGCGCTGGGTAAGGTACTCCAAGCTCAGCGGTGAAGTCCTCGACAAATAG